The following coding sequences lie in one Psychrilyobacter atlanticus DSM 19335 genomic window:
- a CDS encoding Crp/Fnr family transcriptional regulator: MKDKEKFPFYNLLTVEERKNFKVKIYKKNEIITLIEEEEKFYFILEGEARFFKNLEKIRLASASILSEGYIIGIMKFLNGVGAGDAVVTTNTLKAIKLDVNMVKRLLEESVKFSNYILNITSKRWVETVEVMTIRSFSGNKGIIAYYLIKKSKEGYIYIENYNEVIKGLNISGNGFYSTINKFLKDGIIEKSKNSIKILNYERLKEFYIDYLH; encoded by the coding sequence ATGAAAGATAAAGAAAAATTTCCATTTTATAACTTATTAACCGTTGAAGAAAGGAAAAATTTTAAAGTAAAAATTTATAAAAAAAATGAAATTATAACTTTGATTGAAGAAGAAGAAAAATTTTATTTTATATTAGAAGGAGAAGCTAGATTTTTTAAAAATTTAGAAAAAATAAGGTTGGCTTCGGCTTCTATTCTTTCAGAAGGTTATATTATAGGAATAATGAAGTTTTTGAATGGAGTAGGGGCGGGAGATGCAGTAGTTACAACAAACACTTTAAAAGCTATAAAATTAGATGTTAACATGGTTAAAAGGTTGTTAGAGGAAAGTGTAAAGTTTAGTAATTATATTCTAAATATAACTTCTAAACGGTGGGTAGAAACTGTAGAAGTAATGACTATAAGGAGTTTTTCAGGGAACAAAGGAATTATAGCTTATTATTTAATAAAAAAGTCAAAAGAGGGATATATATATATTGAAAATTATAATGAAGTAATAAAAGGCTTAAACATCAGTGGGAATGGATTTTATTCTACTATAAATAAATTTTTAAAGGACGGCATAATTGAAAAATCTAAAAATAGCATAAAAATATTAAATTACGAAAGATTAAAGGAATTTTATATAGATTATTTACATTGA
- a CDS encoding flavodoxin family protein has protein sequence MKTLIAYSSKTGNTKKVAESILKAFPKGEISDIKDIDNLDYDLIIVGTWIDKGTADAKALKFIETIKEKKIAYFFTLGAYPNSDHANDCIKNIDKLFLDNKNTLIGNFHCQGAIDPKLISWMSELPAENPLSASKGNVQRWKEAAKHPDEKDFENAYNYFKMLV, from the coding sequence ATGAAAACACTAATTGCTTATTCAAGTAAAACAGGAAACACCAAGAAGGTCGCGGAGTCTATTTTAAAGGCTTTTCCTAAAGGAGAAATTAGTGACATCAAAGATATAGATAATCTTGATTATGATCTTATTATTGTCGGGACATGGATTGATAAGGGGACCGCAGATGCAAAGGCTCTTAAATTCATAGAAACTATAAAAGAGAAAAAAATAGCTTATTTCTTTACATTGGGTGCTTATCCAAATTCTGATCATGCAAATGACTGCATAAAAAATATAGATAAATTGTTCCTGGATAATAAAAATACCCTCATTGGAAACTTCCACTGCCAGGGTGCAATTGATCCTAAATTAATTTCCTGGATGTCAGAGCTTCCGGCTGAAAATCCACTCTCAGCTAGCAAAGGGAATGTCCAAAGATGGAAAGAAGCTGCTAAACATCCAGATGAAAAAGATTTTGAAAATGCTTATAACTACTTTAAAATGTTAGTATAG
- a CDS encoding YbaY family lipoprotein, translated as MKKIILIVLSILTLVSCNSNLDKEKKSSINITATYRERIALLPGAKVIAILEDVSKADAPSIEIAKQEIPAGNLPYKLTIDFPEKDIIQNHRYNVRVKIMKDEKLLFTSTDSYDPFKEDEKVIILKKTK; from the coding sequence ATGAAAAAAATAATATTAATAGTTTTATCTATTTTAACATTAGTAAGTTGTAATTCCAATTTAGATAAAGAAAAAAAATCAAGTATAAATATAACTGCAACTTACCGTGAGAGGATAGCGTTATTACCTGGAGCCAAAGTTATAGCAATACTAGAAGATGTTTCTAAAGCAGATGCACCTAGTATTGAAATAGCAAAACAAGAGATACCGGCAGGGAATTTACCTTATAAACTAACAATTGATTTTCCTGAAAAAGATATTATTCAAAACCATAGATACAACGTAAGAGTTAAGATTATGAAAGACGAAAAGTTACTTTTTACATCGACAGATTCATATGATCCTTTTAAAGAAGATGAAAAGGTAATTATATTGAAAAAAACAAAATAA
- a CDS encoding OmpA family protein, translating into MKKISILLAALVITGVSYGAQLELKGGFEPWREGNNSSSSFDQGGSLGAELLFNAENSPFDYGIGMEWKSEFSGGENNVLAETKSNAFPVYLTGKYGIGADLFYLVGRAGWAMYDTSESIDGFYGAVGVGKQFGHITVEALYESMDLSGSSHMYSGDRANLASIKFGYKFGENKRDVISREKEEALKAEYEKQQAEETAKIAAENKTKEEAAALETENIAKENERTEILKKYNNVIVADGYSMDKNKPMNVNQEFLENIASDLSEESGTLTVRAYTDNTGSEAANLRISKKRADKAAEAIREGINNENIEVISEGLGETNFLTDNSTLNKRKTNRRIEVNFIAK; encoded by the coding sequence ATGAAAAAAATATCAATTTTATTAGCAGCTTTAGTTATTACTGGAGTTTCTTATGGGGCACAACTAGAACTAAAAGGTGGATTTGAACCTTGGAGAGAAGGAAATAATTCATCTTCAAGTTTTGATCAAGGTGGAAGTTTAGGAGCAGAACTATTATTTAATGCAGAAAATAGCCCATTTGATTATGGTATAGGAATGGAGTGGAAATCTGAATTTTCTGGAGGAGAAAATAATGTATTAGCTGAAACAAAAAGTAATGCATTTCCTGTGTATTTAACTGGTAAATATGGAATAGGAGCAGATTTATTTTATTTAGTAGGGAGAGCTGGATGGGCTATGTACGATACTTCTGAATCTATTGATGGATTTTATGGAGCTGTAGGAGTTGGAAAACAATTTGGTCACATTACTGTAGAAGCACTTTATGAATCTATGGATTTAAGTGGAAGTTCTCATATGTATTCAGGTGATAGAGCTAACCTGGCATCAATCAAATTTGGTTATAAATTCGGCGAAAATAAGAGAGATGTAATCTCAAGAGAAAAAGAAGAGGCATTAAAAGCAGAGTATGAAAAACAACAAGCTGAGGAAACTGCTAAAATAGCTGCAGAAAATAAAACAAAGGAAGAAGCGGCTGCTTTAGAGACTGAAAATATTGCTAAAGAAAATGAAAGAACCGAAATCCTAAAAAAATATAATAACGTGATTGTTGCCGATGGTTATTCTATGGATAAAAACAAACCTATGAATGTCAATCAAGAATTTTTAGAAAATATTGCTAGTGATTTATCCGAAGAGTCTGGGACTCTTACAGTTAGGGCTTATACAGATAATACAGGATCAGAAGCAGCTAATTTAAGAATTTCTAAAAAAAGAGCAGATAAAGCTGCTGAAGCAATAAGAGAAGGAATCAATAATGAAAATATTGAAGTTATATCAGAAGGATTAGGAGAAACTAATTTTTTAACTGATAACTCTACTCTCAATAAAAGAAAAACTAATAGAAGAATAGAAGTTAATTTTATAGCTAAATAG
- a CDS encoding Crp/Fnr family transcriptional regulator: MDEKENFLFYNLLTDEEKESLKLKVYEKGEILVSFENIQKYYFILDGKVKLFKNLDRLKLMGVSILSKGYILGILVFLTGERSPGDAIAATDIVKVIEIDPNIIKRLKEESLEFNSYLLDLAVKRGMETVEALTVKNFSGIKGIIAYYLIRCSENGYLYIENYDEVIDYLNISHNGFYSTLNKLVKDKLIEKSKNSIKILDAQKLKELYMDFLN; the protein is encoded by the coding sequence ATGGACGAAAAAGAAAATTTTTTATTTTACAATTTATTAACAGACGAAGAAAAAGAAAGTTTAAAATTAAAAGTTTATGAAAAAGGCGAAATTTTAGTTTCTTTTGAAAATATACAAAAATATTATTTCATTCTAGATGGCAAAGTAAAACTTTTTAAAAATTTAGACAGATTAAAATTAATGGGGGTTTCAATATTATCTAAGGGATACATATTGGGGATATTGGTATTTTTAACAGGGGAAAGATCACCTGGTGACGCTATAGCTGCAACGGATATTGTAAAAGTGATAGAAATCGACCCTAATATAATTAAAAGATTAAAAGAAGAAAGTCTTGAATTTAATAGCTATTTACTTGATTTAGCTGTAAAACGTGGGATGGAAACTGTAGAGGCTTTAACAGTAAAAAATTTTTCTGGGATTAAAGGAATAATTGCTTACTATTTAATTAGATGTTCTGAAAATGGATATTTATACATAGAAAATTATGATGAAGTTATTGACTATTTAAATATTAGTCATAATGGTTTTTACAGTACGTTAAATAAGCTTGTTAAAGATAAATTAATAGAAAAATCAAAAAATAGTATAAAAATTTTAGATGCTCAAAAGCTTAAAGAACTTTATATGGATTTTTTAAATTAA
- a CDS encoding Crp/Fnr family transcriptional regulator — translation MDDKEKFLFYNLLTNKEKESLKIKNYEKGEVLTYFENVHKFYFILDGEVRIFKNLDKMLLASVSILTEGYLVGLLRFLTGKGTNDEAVVLSETLKVVEIEYDVVKRLKNESIEFNSYLINLVVKRSMETVNVLTIKNFSGIKGIIAYNLIKYSKDGYLYIENYDVIIKYLNISHNGFYSTLNKLVKDKLIEKSKNSIKILDFQGLKDIYTDFLYQ, via the coding sequence ATGGACGATAAAGAGAAGTTTTTATTTTATAATTTATTAACAAATAAAGAAAAAGAAAGTTTGAAAATAAAAAACTATGAAAAAGGAGAGGTTTTAACTTATTTTGAAAATGTACATAAATTTTACTTTATTCTAGATGGGGAAGTTAGAATTTTTAAAAATCTTGATAAGATGTTACTAGCATCTGTTTCAATATTAACAGAAGGATACTTAGTTGGGTTATTAAGGTTTCTAACAGGAAAAGGAACAAATGATGAAGCAGTAGTCTTAAGTGAGACTTTAAAAGTGGTTGAAATAGAATATGATGTAGTTAAAAGATTAAAAAATGAGAGTATTGAATTCAATAGTTATTTAATCAATTTAGTTGTAAAACGTAGTATGGAAACTGTAAATGTTTTAACAATAAAAAATTTTTCTGGGATTAAAGGAATAATTGCTTATAATCTAATAAAATATTCGAAAGATGGTTACTTATATATTGAAAACTATGATGTGATCATTAAATATTTAAATATTAGTCATAATGGTTTTTATAGTACATTGAATAAGCTTGTTAAAGATAAATTAATAGAAAAATCAAAAAATAGTATAAAAATTTTGGATTTTCAAGGTCTTAAAGATATTTACACAGATTTCTTATATCAATGA
- a CDS encoding mechanosensitive ion channel family protein yields MKNIDFDYLSKLFVDYGLKLLYAVIIWIIGKFVISKLMLLVDKKMEITKTEITLRKFLHSIVNTLLYTFLFIVIISTLGIQTASFVAVLGAASLAIGFALQGSLANFAGGVLIILFKPYKIGDFIEANGVSGIVVEIQIFATLLNTLDNKRIVIPNGKLSNETLMNYSKNSTRRVDITFGVGYNDDLDKAKAVLVEIAKSQEKILKSSDIFVEIIEYADSSINIVYRVWCNTPDYWDVYFQSMKMAKVEFDKAGISIPYPQMDIHMDK; encoded by the coding sequence ATGAAAAATATAGATTTTGACTATCTATCTAAACTTTTTGTCGATTATGGTCTTAAGCTTCTATACGCTGTCATAATATGGATTATAGGGAAGTTTGTTATTAGTAAATTAATGTTATTAGTTGATAAAAAAATGGAGATTACTAAAACAGAGATAACTTTGAGAAAATTCTTACATTCTATTGTTAACACACTTTTATATACTTTTTTATTCATTGTAATAATTTCAACTTTAGGTATCCAAACGGCTTCATTTGTAGCAGTATTAGGTGCGGCTTCTTTAGCTATTGGTTTTGCCCTACAAGGAAGTTTAGCTAACTTCGCAGGAGGAGTATTAATTATCCTGTTTAAGCCTTACAAAATCGGTGATTTTATAGAAGCCAATGGAGTTAGCGGGATCGTAGTAGAAATTCAAATTTTTGCTACTCTTTTAAATACATTAGATAATAAGAGAATCGTTATCCCTAATGGGAAATTATCCAATGAAACCCTTATGAACTACTCTAAAAACTCAACAAGGAGGGTAGATATTACCTTTGGTGTAGGATATAATGACGATCTGGATAAAGCAAAAGCAGTACTAGTTGAAATAGCAAAATCCCAGGAAAAAATATTAAAAAGTTCAGATATTTTCGTAGAAATAATAGAGTATGCTGATTCATCGATAAATATTGTATATCGTGTTTGGTGTAACACACCTGATTATTGGGATGTTTATTTCCAGTCTATGAAAATGGCAAAGGTTGAATTTGATAAAGCAGGAATTTCCATCCCATATCCGCAAATGGATATTCATATGGATAAGTAA
- a CDS encoding patatin-like phospholipase family protein gives MKNVGLVCEGGGLRGIYTAGVLDYFIDQDLYFSSLVGVSAGALFPAAYISKQKKRSLMIKKRYMNDKRYMSLKNLIIKGNLFDPDFAHFKMAKELIPLDYSTFKNSKIDFKIGAFNCLTGKTDFFSKDNLSSFDEIITALIASTSLPFLSKKVNINNQIYLDGGIADPIPINESVKIGNKKHLIILTQGKGYIKKTLKCKPLINLFYSKHPRVAKALINRHKIYNETMETIEKFENTGEAYILRPSKNIEVKRLEKNISKIEELYKLGYEDAKNNSNEILSWLKT, from the coding sequence ATGAAAAATGTCGGTTTAGTTTGCGAAGGCGGCGGGCTAAGAGGGATATATACCGCAGGAGTTTTAGATTATTTTATAGATCAGGATTTATATTTTTCATCTCTTGTAGGCGTTTCAGCGGGGGCATTATTTCCAGCAGCTTATATCTCTAAACAAAAAAAGCGTTCTTTGATGATAAAAAAAAGATATATGAACGACAAAAGATATATGAGTTTGAAAAACCTTATTATAAAAGGAAATTTATTTGATCCTGATTTTGCTCATTTTAAGATGGCTAAAGAATTAATACCACTGGATTATTCAACTTTTAAAAATTCAAAAATAGATTTTAAAATAGGAGCATTCAATTGTTTAACTGGGAAAACAGATTTTTTTTCTAAGGATAATTTATCAAGTTTTGATGAAATTATTACTGCACTTATAGCGTCGACCAGTCTACCCTTTTTATCAAAGAAAGTAAATATAAACAACCAAATTTATTTAGATGGAGGCATAGCAGATCCTATACCAATTAATGAATCAGTTAAAATTGGAAATAAAAAACATCTTATAATACTAACTCAAGGTAAAGGTTATATAAAAAAGACACTTAAATGCAAACCTTTAATAAATCTTTTTTATTCTAAACATCCAAGAGTAGCAAAAGCACTTATAAATCGTCATAAAATTTATAACGAAACTATGGAAACTATAGAAAAATTTGAAAATACAGGTGAAGCATACATTCTTAGACCTAGTAAAAATATTGAGGTGAAACGGTTAGAAAAAAATATTTCAAAGATAGAAGAATTATACAAATTAGGTTATGAAGATGCTAAAAATAATTCTAACGAAATACTTTCGTGGTTAAAAACTTAA
- a CDS encoding RidA family protein, producing MEIKRYETKKRMSRAVVHNNTVYLCGQVAKDSTKGMKEQTITTLEKIDELLASVGTNKDKILSATIYVKDMSLFQDMNEIWDKWVNEGFTPARACVEAKMAREELLVEVSVVAAV from the coding sequence ATGGAAATCAAAAGATATGAAACTAAGAAAAGAATGAGTAGGGCAGTGGTACACAATAATACAGTATATCTGTGCGGACAAGTGGCCAAAGATTCTACTAAAGGAATGAAGGAACAAACAATCACAACACTTGAAAAAATAGATGAATTACTAGCCAGCGTAGGAACAAACAAAGATAAGATATTATCTGCTACTATCTACGTTAAGGATATGTCATTATTTCAAGATATGAATGAAATCTGGGATAAATGGGTAAATGAAGGGTTTACTCCAGCCAGAGCATGTGTAGAAGCTAAAATGGCAAGAGAAGAGTTACTTGTAGAAGTTTCAGTTGTAGCAGCAGTATAA
- a CDS encoding molybdopterin-binding protein, with translation MKKINVKDSIGHILSHDITEIIPGKFKGRAFKKGDIIREIDIEKLLKLGKEHIYIFEMKDDEMHENEAAIILGEIGCGENIYLSEEIKEGKIEFYAQADGLLKVNKEKLLELNMLGQVSFATLSENIPVKKGEKVGGARIIPLIIKKEKMEKAKTLINQKLINVKPFKKMKAGIVTTGSEVYHGRIIDKFGPVVEDKIKEYGCDVIGQIIVSDDKEMIKNAIRKHLDNGAEMVICTGGMSVDPDDLTPASIIELGGELVSYGSPVLPGSMFLLSYLDEIPIMGLPGCVMYCKKTVFDLVLPRVLSGEKLNMEDIMRYGQGGLCQSCEVCRYPNCSFGK, from the coding sequence ATGAAAAAAATAAATGTTAAAGATTCAATAGGACATATCCTTTCACATGATATTACAGAAATAATACCTGGAAAATTTAAAGGCAGAGCTTTTAAAAAGGGAGATATCATAAGAGAGATAGATATTGAAAAACTTTTAAAACTAGGTAAAGAACACATCTATATATTTGAAATGAAAGATGATGAGATGCATGAAAATGAAGCGGCTATTATCTTGGGAGAGATTGGTTGTGGAGAAAATATCTATTTAAGTGAAGAAATTAAAGAAGGTAAGATAGAGTTCTATGCACAGGCTGACGGATTACTCAAAGTAAACAAAGAAAAACTCTTAGAACTAAATATGCTGGGCCAAGTATCATTTGCTACATTATCTGAAAATATCCCAGTAAAAAAAGGGGAAAAGGTGGGAGGAGCTAGAATTATTCCACTTATCATAAAAAAAGAAAAAATGGAGAAAGCTAAAACTCTTATAAATCAAAAACTTATAAATGTTAAACCTTTTAAAAAAATGAAGGCAGGAATTGTAACAACAGGAAGTGAGGTTTACCATGGGAGAATCATAGATAAATTTGGACCTGTAGTTGAAGATAAAATAAAAGAATATGGTTGTGATGTTATTGGTCAGATAATAGTTTCAGATGATAAAGAGATGATAAAGAATGCTATTAGAAAACACCTAGATAATGGTGCTGAAATGGTTATTTGTACCGGCGGGATGTCTGTGGATCCAGATGATCTAACACCTGCTTCTATAATAGAACTAGGAGGAGAATTAGTGAGTTATGGATCCCCTGTTCTTCCAGGTTCCATGTTTCTACTTTCATATTTAGATGAAATCCCAATCATGGGTCTTCCTGGCTGTGTGATGTATTGTAAAAAAACGGTATTTGATCTAGTATTACCTAGGGTTCTAAGCGGAGAAAAATTGAATATGGAAGACATTATGAGATATGGTCAAGGGGGGCTGTGTCAAAGTTGTGAAGTATGCAGATACCCAAATTGCAGTTTTGGAAAATAA
- the rpoN gene encoding RNA polymerase factor sigma-54, which translates to MELMNSLSIGLSQKLFLTQKMKLSLKILQMNSKELNEFIQKEQESNILIKIEKREIGRRNSYKDSEYDPYGEVTEKEISFYDHLYSQIGELSLTQRMKEICEYIVDNIDSRGYISHWLRHPYNQFDFEKCLEIVRGFDPIGVAGDDLKSCLLLQLNEDEIYEKIIIEDYLEDLAYGDKRKIAKSVGIDMKKMIKAIERIKSLNPIPSNGYYIEERREKLIPDAYVKVDGENINIKLNEQVIPRILIEQSESSCGNKKYEKYISKCRKRAEFIISCIKQRQETLKRVIEEVIIRQKEFFLGGELKPLTLLEVADSLEMHQSTVSRSIKNRDIDIDGRIMTLKDLFAKQFKPRNNNGTTDEMTRDYIKDIIYKTVMTEDKNKPYSDETLAKLLLKEKIKISRRTIAKYREEILLPSSSKRKRRSKNNRIGEYMKEVK; encoded by the coding sequence ATGGAATTAATGAATAGTTTATCAATAGGTTTATCGCAAAAATTATTTCTCACTCAAAAGATGAAGCTTTCTTTAAAAATTCTTCAAATGAATTCGAAAGAATTAAATGAATTTATACAAAAAGAGCAGGAAAGCAATATTCTTATAAAAATAGAAAAAAGAGAAATAGGAAGAAGAAACAGTTATAAAGATAGTGAGTATGATCCCTATGGAGAAGTTACCGAAAAAGAGATATCTTTTTATGACCATCTATACTCTCAAATAGGAGAACTAAGTCTTACTCAAAGGATGAAAGAAATATGTGAATACATAGTTGATAATATAGATTCAAGGGGATATATTAGCCATTGGTTGAGGCATCCTTATAATCAATTTGATTTTGAGAAATGTTTAGAAATAGTAAGAGGTTTTGATCCTATAGGAGTAGCGGGAGATGATTTAAAAAGTTGCCTTTTATTACAATTAAATGAGGATGAAATATATGAAAAAATAATAATAGAAGACTATCTAGAGGATTTAGCTTATGGAGACAAACGAAAAATAGCTAAAAGTGTTGGGATAGACATGAAAAAAATGATTAAAGCAATAGAAAGAATAAAGAGCTTAAATCCGATACCTTCTAATGGGTATTATATAGAAGAGAGAAGAGAGAAGCTTATTCCTGATGCATATGTAAAAGTAGATGGTGAAAACATAAATATAAAGTTAAATGAACAAGTTATTCCTAGAATACTCATAGAGCAATCAGAATCATCCTGCGGGAATAAAAAATATGAAAAATATATATCAAAATGCAGAAAAAGAGCAGAGTTTATAATAAGCTGTATCAAACAACGTCAAGAAACTTTGAAAAGAGTTATTGAAGAAGTGATTATAAGGCAGAAAGAATTCTTTCTAGGTGGTGAGCTAAAACCTTTAACACTTTTAGAAGTAGCAGATTCTCTTGAAATGCACCAATCAACAGTCTCAAGATCTATAAAAAACAGGGATATAGATATAGATGGAAGAATTATGACTCTAAAGGATCTTTTTGCAAAGCAATTTAAACCCAGAAATAATAATGGTACTACTGATGAAATGACAAGAGATTATATCAAAGACATTATTTATAAAACAGTAATGACAGAAGATAAAAATAAACCCTATTCAGATGAAACTTTAGCAAAACTACTTTTGAAAGAAAAAATAAAAATTTCCAGAAGAACAATTGCTAAATATAGGGAAGAAATCTTATTACCATCATCTTCAAAACGAAAACGAAGATCAAAAAACAATAGAATAGGGGAATACATGAAGGAAGTCAAATAA
- a CDS encoding RidA family protein produces the protein MNEPIFTEKAPAAVGPYSQAMKAGNMLFVSGQIPFVPSTMKLVSQDIKEQTRQSLENVKAILEEAGASLNDVVKVGVFIKDMNEFAAINEVYSEYFNKNKPARACVEVARLPLDVKIEIEVTAYLTKNYLD, from the coding sequence ATGAATGAACCAATTTTTACAGAAAAAGCACCTGCTGCAGTAGGACCTTACTCACAGGCTATGAAAGCAGGGAACATGTTATTCGTATCTGGTCAAATTCCATTCGTTCCATCAACTATGAAACTAGTATCTCAGGATATTAAAGAACAAACAAGGCAATCATTAGAAAATGTAAAGGCTATCCTGGAAGAAGCTGGAGCGTCATTAAATGATGTAGTAAAGGTAGGAGTTTTTATTAAAGATATGAATGAATTTGCAGCAATAAATGAAGTATACAGTGAATATTTCAATAAAAATAAACCTGCAAGAGCTTGTGTCGAAGTAGCTAGATTACCTTTAGATGTAAAAATAGAAATCGAAGTGACAGCATACCTTACAAAAAATTACTTAGATTAG